The sequence below is a genomic window from Fuerstiella sp..
GGCCGACAAATCGTCGTGATCCCAGACGATCTGAAAGATACCCGAATGCAAGCTGACTAAACGAAGTTGACGCCGAGTAGAGCATCGCAAGGATGCCGATGCGGGCCGGGTCCAGCCGCGCCAGTGCCACCAATGGTCCAAAAACCGACGCGTAAGAGTCCACGAAGTAGTGCAACAGGCTAATCACGCCAAGCGAATTTAGATTCACCGAACGTTGACTTCCTTCAGCAGATTTGACAACGGATTTTTTCACAGGAGTTTCTTACACGAAATCCACATTTCTTACAGCCATCATATTTCGATTCCAGGAATTGCCAGACTGTCACGATGGATCAGATCTTCGATCTCATTTACATCCTGACCCGCCAGGGCCGTCCCCGCAAGCAGAGCGTTCAGGATGCGCAGGCCGTCGACTGACGCATCGACTGTCGTAAATGGATAGTCGCTTCCAAACAAAATTTGTTCCAGACACCATATTGCTGCACCAGCATCAGGCTGTGGTAAAGCTGAAAAGGACGAGAGTGCAGAGCACTGATGTCAGTGAAGACATTCGGGTGTTACGGATTATAGCCACACATTCGTGTTCATACGGATGGCCAAGATNNNNNNNNNNNNNNNNNNNNNNNNNNNNNNNNNNNNNNNNNNNNNNNNNNNNNNNNNNNNNNNNNNNNNNNNNNNNNNNNNNNNNNNNNNNNNNNNNNNNTTGGGCCGTGACGGTTACGGGACAAAAATCGTCAGCATCGAATTAAAGGATGGCGAACCGCAACAGTTTCGACTGCTGTCAGATTGCCTGTTGGGTTATGTCTGGCCAAAGTGTGTCAAGTCCGGTGACAGGTCGGAATTTCGAATGCATGCCGTCGAAGAATACGAACTCGAATTGTGGCGTTACGGTGCTGAAAAGGAATTCATTCGTCGGATTGGCACATTTGATGAACACGGACCACGTGCCACCATGCAGATCACGCCCGATGGTGACTACACCCAGCAAGGTGTCAAATGGAACAGGGATGGTTACCACAGTCAGTCTCTGAATCAGTTGATCGAGGCACCTCAGCGATCTGGTTTGTACTACTTTCACGCTCGGAACAGGTCCGGCGCCTTCTTTTCGTTTCCATGGGTGGTCGCTCCGGTAAGCCCGGTTTCGAATGTCGCCGTTTTCGCATCGGACATCAACTGGAATGCGTATAACAGCTTCGGTGGGCGCAGCAACTACATCAACGCCGACCGGCTGCCGACAGTGCCCATCGTTAACTCTCGGCTGGAACTAAAACGGTATACCGAAAAGGAACATCGAACCTATGACTCCGGCTCTTACGAGTCGCTGTCGCTCGATCGTCCGGATCCGTACAACCATATTGACGAACGCGAAGAGTTGACTGATCCAATTGCGGGACGTCAGGGGTGTCACATGGCGGCAGCCGAATGGAGGTTGCTGGGGTGGATGGAACGGAGTGGGTTCGACTACGACCTCTACAGCGAAACCCAGTACCATTTCGATCAGATTTCACTTGACGAATACCGGGTACTCATCATCAGCACGCATCCGGAATACTGGTCTGCGGACATGTACTTTCGGCTAAAAGACTGGGTATTTAATCGCGGCGGCCGGCTGATGTATCTGGGCGGCAACGGCCTGAACTGCGAAGTGGAGTTCCTCGACGATCATCGTATTGTCTATCAAAACACAAACTGGAGTCATTCTGAACCGCAAATTGCTCCGGACGGCTCCGTGTATGAAAGTCGGTTTGATAAACGTCAGGAATCAGAAGCCAATTTACTGGGCGTCGTCTTTTCAGAATCCGGCATCATGACCGCTGCTCCTTATCAGGTGAAGGACGCCAACCACTGGTGCTTTGATGGTACAGGTCTCAAAAACGGCGACACATTTGGCGAACACAGCCTGCATCAAAGAGTGCCCGGAGGAGCGTCTGGTCATGAAACTGACAAAGTTTCATCTCAGTCACCTTCAAATGTACGTCTGCTGGCCAAGGGACTGAATCCAGACAATGGTGGAGGTGAGATCGTGATTCACGAACGAGATGGCGGTGGGGCGGTGTTTTCTGCAGGGTCGATCTGTTGGCCGAGTTCAGTACTGGTTGATGACGCCGTGTCGAAGATTACAGAGAACGTCCTGCACCGTTTCCTGGAGACCGGGGAATAAAAAGGGGACAAGAATGCTGTTTGATACACACACCAATCTGATGTGGTACCCGGATCATCTTTCGGATGAACTTGTGAAGTTTGCCTGGGAAGCAAAACGGGCAAAGATGAAGCTTTCCGAAGATGTTTATTTTGCCGGCAGTGACGTCATGGAGGCGAATGCTTTTGATTCGAAGCCGGAGCAGTTACTGGAAGCAACTGCCGACATCGACAAAGTCATTGTGTTTGGTATCAAAGCCCCCTTCACCGGAATCAACTCCGATCAGGAACTGATTGCGGAATTTGTAGCGGCTCACTCTGACAGATTTATCGGCTGGTGTTCCGTCGATCCCAATGATGAAGACTGTCTCGATCAGCTGGAGCACTATGTCAACAATCTGGGGCTTCGAGGTCTGAAATGCTCTCCGATTTACCAGAACTGGAATCCACAGGATCCCAAACATCTGCCCCTGTTTCGGAAGGCGGAGTCTCTGGGAATCCCCGTTAATATTCATCAGGGCACCTCGTTTGTCCGAACAGGACCACTGAAGTATTCAAATCCAATTCAGCTGGAGGATATTGCTGTCGCCTGTCCCGATCTGCGAATCGTGATCAGTCATATGGGACATCCGTGGGAGGATGAATGTGTCGTACTGATCCGCAAACACCCGAATTTGTACACAAATATTTCCGCTCTACACTATCGGCCGTTGCGGCACTATCAGGCATTTATTTCAGCAATCGAATACGGAGTAGAGCATAAACTGATTTTTGGTTCCGACTTTCCGTCTGCAACAGCCGCACAGGTCATTGCCGGTCAGTCCAAAATCAATGATGTGGTTCTTGGTACCGGTCTCCCGAAGGTCCCGGATGAGATGATTCACAATATCATCTATGAAAATTGGAAATCATTTCTGCCGGAGTATCGTTAATGCAGAAACAGGTCCGGAAGCCTGGGTTCAGACAGTCCGACAACACCATCAGAAACCGGTATGGACTGTATCTTTTTTACCGTATAAACGGCGAGGACCACTGAAAGTGAATCGATGTAAAACTTCTTAGTTGTAGATATTCATGTTCCGACTGAACTAGAATGTGCTGGTTCCTCGCCGGATGATTGATCAGCATCAAACAGCCAAATTCTGGAAACGTCTTCGACTTCACTATGAATGACAATTTCCTCAAAACTCAGCTGAAACTTAACGTCTGGCGGACGTTTCTGATCGGGTGTTGCGGGTTGCTTCCTGTGGCCATGAGTCCTCCATGTCCGGCCCAGCCGCCACCGGCCGGACCTTTAAGTGCATTTGTGGACAACTACTGTGTTCGTTGCCACGGACCGGAAGAGCAAAAGGGAGAGTTCCGAACTGACAGGGCGCCTTCCAAACTGACCGATCCTCGTTTTGTTATTCACTGGGGAAAAGTGCTGGAGCGACTGACTTCAGGAGAAATGCCGCCAGAAGACGAGCCACAACCGACGGAGGAGGCGCGCGGTGTCAGTATGCAGTTAATTTCGGACTGGATCCGAGAAGCCGACGCGGCCCGCTATGCGGTGATGGACCCTGTAAGCCTGAGGAGACTCACCCGCGACGAATATGCCAACACGGTGCACGACCTTCTCGGAGCGACATACGTTCCCTCCGATCCGGGCAATCTACCGGAGGAACCCGCATGGCATGGGTTTGATCGTATTGGTCCGGCACTGAGTCTGTCACCGTCACATCTGGAACGGTATCTCTCTGCTGCAGAAGCGGCACTCGATCAGGTGCTGCCAGTAAGCGAGGGCTCCGCTGCCCCGCATCTGGACAAATGGCCCTTCCACAAGATCGTCGGGGGAAATACGGACGAAACTCCGGAAGGGCGGACGCGGGGCCGTAAAGTCGTTAAGCCGAACTCCAATCTCAGAGCGACGGTGAACGATTGGCATGGCCAGCAAATACCGATTTCCGGCAACTATCGGGTACGCATCAAACTGAGTGGATTGCGTCCACCCGGCGGCAATGCGCCTCATTTGCGGTTTTATTGTGCCAATCTGAATCGAGTGCTCCACGAACAGGATGTGGAGGCCCCGGAAGACAAACCGACAATCGTTGAGTTCACGACTTATCTGCCTGCCGGAGAGCACCAGGTCAATCTGTTCAACACAGAACCTGGGTTAAGTCTGTATGTGACCTCGGCAACCGAATCGGACTCAGTCATTTTTCTCAGCATCAAGGAAGGTCGCGAACCGACGCTGCAAAAGATCACAGATGAGCAGGGCGTACCCCTCGTGCCGTTTTTGCTTGTGGACTCCATTGAGTTTGAAGGGCCCATGCGACCCGATCTGCCGGCCGTGCTGAAGGGATTGTCCGGTGATGGACCGCAGAATACAGACCAGGCCCGGCAAATTGTGACGGCGTTTGCCGAAAAGGCTTTTCGACGGCCACTGCGAGAGACAGAGGCCATCCGGCTTGGCTCGTTAATCGATACGGAACTGGACGCCGGAAGAAGTTTTGCACAGGCGACCCGATCCGGGTTAGTGGCTGTGCTCTGTTCCAAAAATTTCATCTTTCTGGTGGAGGGTGATGCGGAAACGCCGCGAACAAAAATCAATGACTGGGAACTCGCTTCACGTCTCTCCTATTTCTTCTGGAGTACGATGCCGGATGTGCCACTGCTGGCTACCGCCAAAGCCGGGCGTTTGCATGATCCGGATGTCCTGATTCGTCAAGTGCGAAGAATGCTGGCTGATCCGAGAGCGTCACGATTCGCAACGACATTTCCGTATCAGTGGCTCCAGTTGGCAGATGTCGGAAAGTTTCCGCCGGATAAGAAGCTTTATCCAAACTACAGCAAGACGCTGGAACAGAGCATGGTCGCCGAGACCATTTCGTTTTTCAGTGAAATGCTCGACAGGAACCTTGGCATTCGGGAATTCCTTATCTCGGACTGGACGATGATGAATGGTCCGCTGGCAAATTTTTACGGCATGCCTGGTATCGTTGATGCGCCTCTGCGGCGGGTGACCCTGCCCGCAGGCAGCCCTCGAGGAGGAGTCCTGACCCAGGCAGCGGTGCTGAGTCTGACTTCCGACGGCGCCCGGCATCGTCCGGTGCATCGAGGCAAATGGGTACTGGAGTCGATTCTGGGCCAATCACCACCGCGACCACCAGCGAATGTTGCGGCGCTCCCCGCCGCAGCAAAAGACCAGCCAAAGCAGACGATTCGAGAAAAAATCGGGGCCCACGTTACCAACGAAAGTTGTGCTACCTGCCACAGCCGAATCGATCCACTGGGACTGGCGTTCGAAAATTTTGATGCGATTGGTGCCTGGCGCGATGTGGAAATCATATTGCAGGAAACCGGAGAACATCGACCGGTCGATGCCAGCGGCAAACTGCCCGATGGTCGTACCTTTTCAACCCCGAACGACTTCAAAGAACTTCTGGCGGAAAATCTCGATCCGTTCGCACTGACACTGGCGGAAAAACTGGCGACCTACGCCATGCGACGTCCGTTGACTCTGGCCGATCGCGAGTCTCTGAGGCCGGCGGTCATCGCACTCAGGGACAAGGGCTACCCGCTGCGTGACCTCATTGAAGCCATTACACTCAACCCCCTGTTCCTCAGACGCTGATCCACATCACACCAACGAAACCGATGAAGTATGTCAAACATCCAGACCCAGCGCTGGCTTCTGAACCGCCGTCGTTTTCTTCGGGGTACAGGAACCACCATCGCCCTGCCACTGCTCAATGCGATGATTCCGCTGAGCGCTTCAGAGGCCACCGCAGTGTCACGTCCGCGACGGAGTGTATTTGCCTATATTCCGAATGGAGTGAACGTCGATACCTGGCAAATGCATAGAGCGGGCAGCGATTACGAGTTGACAGCGCCTATGATGTCGCTGGAACGCCATCGGGACTGCATGACACCGATCAGCGGGCTGCATCATCCGGGAGCCTTAAACCAACAACACGTCTGTGCGGACAGCTGGCTGACCGGAGCAGCGCTGACCAGTGCAGACAGTTCCAGCTATCAGAACAGTATTTCCTGTGACCAGCTCATGGCCGAAGTGACGTCACCCCACACGCGTTTCCCCTCCCTGGAACTGTCGATCACGGCGGGTGTCGGCAAGCCCATGAATACCAACACACTTTCATTCTCTCGCGACGGAGTGCCGCTGCCCGCCGAAGAAAACCCACGCTCGATCTTTGATCGACTCTTTGGAGATGACAGCGCTTCGGCCAAGGACAGGCAGGAACAGCTGCGCAGCCGGCGCAGCATTCTGGATAACGTCATTGAGGATGCGCGGTCACTCGACAGGACGCTCGGTCACGAGGATCGTGGCAAGCTGGCCGAATATCTGCAGGCGGTACGAGAAGTGGAAATCCGTACCCGGCGTCTTGAGGACTGGCTGAATGTTCCCAAACCTAAAGTGGACGGCACGCGATTTCAGAGAAACGTCTCCAGGTCGGCCGCCGGTGATTATTATCGTACGATGTATGATCTGATTGTGCTCGCTCTGCGCACCGACATGACGCGAGTGATCACCTACCTGAGCGGAAGCGAAGGCTTTGGACTGGCAATTCCGGAAATCGGTATTAGCCAAACCCGACACGAACTCTCTCATCACAACGGAGACAGGGCCGTACTGGACAGCCTGACCAAAAGCGATACTTTTCTGGTGGAACAGTTCGCCTATTTCCTTGACCAGCTTAAAGCGACAGACGATGGAGGCGAACCGCTGCTGGATCGGACCATGGTGCTGTTCGGCAGCGGGATGAGCTACGGTCACAGCCACGGTAACGCGAACCTGCCAATTGTCTTCGCGGGAGGCAGAGGACTCGGTTTGCGCCACGGACAGCATATTGACTACAACCTGCCCAAACTCGGTGCTTACAAACCGAACGATATCCGTCACTGCTTCAAACCTGTCGACGACACGGCCCGCCTTTCCAACCTGCTGGTACTCATGCTGCAAAAAATGGAGGTTGATACAGAAAAGTTCGTTGACAGCATCGGTCCTATTTCAGAACTGACATACGGATGAAACCGGCATTCCTTTCTATTTGTGTTGGACTCACCCTGGCTGTGCAGGCCCGCTGCGAGTCTCCGCCATATCGCACGGACGGCGGTGACGAAAAACTAGCGTGGTATCAGCTGAAGCCGGGTGAATTTCCACCAGCGGATGCTGCGCACTCCATGGGGATTTCACTGCTCACCATCCATCCTCCCGGCCGTCGCGGTGAGTTTCGCGAGAAAGCGAACCTCTATTACAAGGCACCAATCACATCCTTCGCTCTGTTGCCGGCTGCCACGGTGCGCCGCCACGGCGCTCCCGCAGATCTGCGAGATTTCTCACCCGGGGCGCACGTGTGGGTTGGTGCGTTTCAGAATCAGGATCGACAGAAATTCCATCAGATTTGGACACTCTCCGACGATTTCAGCCGGGACGTCGCCACCGGCAGCAGATGGGAGGTAACGGCACTCAATCTCGATCGCCGCCGCGTCACCCTTGTCAGGGTGACAGCAGGTCAAAAGGAAAAACCTCGCGACGTCGTTGTTGATCCACGAACAACATTCTGGAAAGGTACCGGGTTTGGCAACAGGACTGATCTGGCAGTTGGCCGTCAGGTGCTTGTGAACTTTGGTCCTGGTACGGTCTCTCTTCCTTTCATTGATCTACTCACAGATGTTTGGCTGGATGAGGAAAGCGTACATTTTGCAACAGAGCGGCAGTCAGCTCGGACGCTGTTTGAGCTGCGCCGACGGGGATTGCCGGTGCGAGTCGATGCCGTGAACAATCACGATCCCGAATTGACACTCACGTTTATGGATCCCGGATTTCCTGGGCTTCTCGATCTGTTCGTCACCGGAAAAATCTGCAAAATCGCGGTCGCGGATTCTGCTCTGCGGACCTACCAGCCCGCCGGTGGTCAGGGAGGTCCCGATTCATTCAATGGAAAGATCATCGCACATCGCGAGGTGCCCAAAGTCCAGGGTTGTGCGGGTCTGCAAATCGTTGTGAAACCGAAATACCTTGTTGAAGGTTTTCGACCAGGCCGAAGTCTGCGGCTAATGGATGAAAAATCGAACTTCCAGATCCTGCCCCCGGAGGAACGTCGGCTGAAGAACTGGTGGGATTGAAAACACGAGACCAGGCTTTTGGTGGGACGCGGTCGGTTCGACCACGATGGAGTGAAATACCTACTGTCCATACTCCAAATTCAAACAGGTCGACTCACCGCCGTCGTCTTCGCATGGATTGGTTCAGTCTCAGGCGGTAATTCCGGCCTCCTGCAGCAGCGAGCCAATGCGTTCAATTTCGAACTGCTCCAGTTTCGTCAGCGGCGGACGTACATGTGCGGAGTCGAGCCTGCCGAGCAGCACCAGGGCTTCCTTCATGCGGTTGTGCATGTCGAGCAGAGGATCGGAGTAAAAAGCCCGGACGGTCGGGTAAATTTGATCGTTGATCGTTCGAGCCGTTTGCAGGTCGTTCCTCTGAACTGCCTCGAACAGGGCAACCTGAAGGCTGGCGATCACACTGCCGGCGCCGGACAGCAAGCCATCACAGCCCATTACCAGCGATCCCAGCAACCACATACTGTGCGTGGAAAGCACTCTGACCGGACGCTCCAGGGCGTGAAGTTCGCGGATGTGACGTTCGTGCAGGTGAGGGTCGTTGCACCAGTCCTTGATCGCCCGGATGGCAGGAAACTCGGTGCAGAGTCCAAGCAGTGTGTCTAGTGGATAACCCGATCCCCCACTGACCGGATACTGAAACAGAATCAGCGGCAGTTCGGACGATTCAGCGATGGCACCAACATGAGCACGAGCGCACTCAGGTCTCTGCCAGCCTCCCATAGTCAGCACATCTGACGGAAACACCAGCAGCGCATCAGCTCCGGCTGCAGCCGCCATGGTGGCCAGACGGCACGCTTCCTGAGTACCTCCTCTGTGAATGCCGACCACTAACGGCAGTTTTCCGGCAATCTCATCGCGAGCGATGTCAATACCTCGCCGTTGCTCCTCGAAGCTTAACGCGTGAACTTCAGCAGCGTGCCCGTTAACGGTAATCGCAGTGACGCCTGCAATACCCGCAAGGTCGCTCAAGTGACGACGATAAGCAGGCTCGTCGATCTCCAGACGAGCGTCGAACGGCATCAGGCAGGCAGGAATAACGCCCTGGGGATCAAAATCATGGTGACTCATTGGCCGTGCTTATCCACTGAACGCGAAGCGAACCTGACGCCATTACGACACAGAACACATATTCAAACGTAACTGACGATCCTCTGGTCAAAGCCAGGTGGCTGGCTCCATGATGAGCCTGCCTGGTTCAATTTCCATTTCGGAAACGCGGTGAACCAAACAGCAGACTCAGTATTAAAAGAGAACGACTGGCCCGGTGTGTCACTGGCCCGAACCTGCGGTGTCCAATATTTCCAATTTACTGCAGAGTACAAAAGTATCGTTGTTGACAGACGTCTGTCGTGCAAGCGACGTATGCGTTCGGCAAATCTGACCGGGTGATTTCCCGGATGTGGCAGTTCAGAAAACGGATGTCTGCCTTCATGATCCTGCCCACAATCGCAAAAAAGCGGTGCATGACCAACACTGGACGTATTCGTGGAATCGTCGTTCTTCGCCGATCGATAGTCCTCCACATTCAATTCTGCGATCAGCGTTTCATACAAATGACCGATCTTTACCCATTCTGAGCCAGTCTCATCAGTATCACCGAATCTTCTAATTTCCGTGAACTGCACACCAGCGCAAACACTGCTGCTGGAATCCTTGTCATTCGCCGATACGCTGAACCTTGTTCCGAACGGAGTTCCTGCAGGAACTGAGCAGCACGATCTCTGTTCTGAGTAAAGTGTCTGTATTCGTACAGCAGGATCACATTGACAAACCGGAGAATGCCCCATGGTGAAAAATACGAATTGTTTGTCCACATCGATCAGATGGATGGCCGGACTGATCGTACTGGTGTGCTGGAACGCTGCCGATGTCGTCGCCCAGGAGCAGCACACAATGACCGTGGCCGACGTAGAGAGACAGATTGCTGATCTGTCCAACTGGGGCCGCTGGGGCGAGAACGACCAGAAAGGCACTTTGAACCTGATCACTCCCGAAAAACGAATTCGGGCGGCACGCCAGGTGAAAGACGGGATTTGTGTTTCTCTGGCACGCGTTGCTGAAGAGAAGCAGGACGTCGACAATCCTAATCCATTCATCCAGCAAATGCTGGCGGTCGGTGGGGACGTCAGTAGTCCGTGGGCGGTGGATAATTACAGCGTGGCGTATCACGGGTACGCACACACCCACATGGACGCACTGTGCCATCTGTTTTACCGCGATCACCTGTACAACGGTTACACACAGGATTCGGTTACGGAAGACGGAGCGAACAGACTCAGCATCCACAGCCAGCAGGAAGGCATCTTCACCCGGGGAGTGCTGATCGACGTGCCGCGCATGCGGGGGATGGACTATCTTGAACCCGGCACAGCCATCTTTCCGGAGGATCTGGACGCCTGGGAGAACAAGACAGGAATTCGAGTAGCCAGCGGCGATGTTGTTTTTATCCGCACAGGGCGCTGGGCACGTCGCGATGCAATGGGACCGTGGGACATCAACAAGCAGGGGCTGGCCGGATTACATGCCTCTTGTGCGGCCTGGTTAAAAGCGAGAGACGTTGCCATGCTCGGCAGCGACTCTGCCAGCGACGTGATCCCATCACAGATCAACGGCATCACTCATCCGGTGCATCTCCTGATGCTACATGCGATGGGGGTACATATCTTTGACAATTGCGATCTCGAGGAACTCGGACGAGTGACCGACAGACTGAATCGCTGGGAGTTTCTGTTGACCGCATCACCCATTCCCGTGAAGGGGGGAACCGGATCACCGCTCAATCCCATCGCGACGTTTTGACACGATCCGAGTTATCATCCTCTATCAGCAGTCAGAAAGAGCGGCCAACGGGCACGGCGTTCATCCCCCCAAATCATGAATAAGGTCCGGCTGCAGCGAGCGGAGGATACCGCTGATTATCCCGAGTTCACCGTGCAGCTGCCGAAAACAACTATTCCGGGTCCGGTTCCAGACGACAGTGACAATACAAGAATGAAAAAGATACTGAACGATCGCAATGTCGCCCGTCCGCTGGCAGCAATCGCCGCCGCAACATGCGTGGTCCTCGTTTTGATGGGGCGGGTTTGGTGGTGCGAAATTGGGGATCTTTCCCCCTGGTCCTGGGACATCTGGAGTTCACACAATTCGCAGCACCTGTTTGATCCCTACGCATTGTCGCATCTGCAGCACGGGATCGGACTGTTCCTGCTGCTGTCTGCATGCGGAAGTCAATGGCTATCGGTACGGGCACGCACGCTGATTGTGGCATGCATCGAAGCTGCATGGGAGATCGCTGAGAATACTCCCTTTATGATCAACCGATATCGCGAGGCCACTATCTCACTGAATTATTTTGGTGACAGCATCCTGAATTCCATCAGCGATTACGTCATGTGTTTACTGGGTGTCCTGCTGGCGCGGATGACGAGCTGGAAAACTGGCCTGACGGTTTTCCTCACTCTGGAAATCAGCAGCATATTGTGGATCAAAGACAGCCTGATGCTGAACATACTGATGCTCGTCGTACCAATCGAGGCTGTCAAACAATGGCAGGCTCCGTGAGTGCCAGGAACAGAACTCGCCCCGGTCCACATTCCTGCCGAACGAAGACGGCATGTACCATCTATGAACAGACGAAACACACGATGCTCAACCCCTGACTCACAAATCAGTCCGGCACAATGCAGCTGCCCCGCGATTCCGGAAACCACTGTTCCACTTCTCTTACACATTACCCCGCCGTCCACGCGTCTCGAACAACAATGTCTGCCTGCTACAGTACGTCTGCACTAAACCTTCTTTTGCCGGCAACCGTAAAGAAATTTTTTAAAATGAATCACGCACACATCCGCAGTGTCGTGCATTGGCTGCATGAAAATTCAGGGCCCGGACTGAAAGAGAAACTGTGATTGATTTACCGGTCAAAAAACCGTTCACAAGTTTAATGGGCAGGGTAGGCGCGATGTTGCTGCTGCAGGCCACCTTAACAGCTGCAGAGCCCGAACGGTTGCACTGGTCCAGATCAACGCCACTTCCCGAACCACGGGCGGGACATGCTGCGGGAATCCTGGACGGAAAACTGGTGATCGCTGGTGGAACCTATTGGGAGGGGGAAAAGGGCCACTGGACGAAGAAAATATTTTCTGCCCGAACCCATGCCCTTGATCCGGTGACAAAGAAATGGGAACAACTTCCCGACGCGCCGGTTGCGTTTGGATATGCCGCTTATGCCGTGGTTGAAAACCGACTTTATGTGCTGGGTGGATACGATGGTCAAAACGAAAACCAACAGATCTTAATGTTGTCGCGCGAGGCAGGTGAGTATGCCTGGCAAATCGTCGGTGAACTTCCCGAGACACGACTCTTCGCCTGGGCAGGTGGTGTGGGAACGTCCCTCTATCTTTTAGGAGGCGTGTCAAAATTCGAACCAATGGACGAAGCGGGAACTTGTTGTACCTCCACGACCGCCACCAAACGGCTACAAGTTCTGGACACCACGAATCCGGCCCAGGGGTGGCGTGAATTGCCTCCTTATCCTGGCAGTAAACGTTGGTTGTTTTCGGCAGAAACCGATGG
It includes:
- a CDS encoding amidohydrolase family protein, producing the protein MLFDTHTNLMWYPDHLSDELVKFAWEAKRAKMKLSEDVYFAGSDVMEANAFDSKPEQLLEATADIDKVIVFGIKAPFTGINSDQELIAEFVAAHSDRFIGWCSVDPNDEDCLDQLEHYVNNLGLRGLKCSPIYQNWNPQDPKHLPLFRKAESLGIPVNIHQGTSFVRTGPLKYSNPIQLEDIAVACPDLRIVISHMGHPWEDECVVLIRKHPNLYTNISALHYRPLRHYQAFISAIEYGVEHKLIFGSDFPSATAAQVIAGQSKINDVVLGTGLPKVPDEMIHNIIYENWKSFLPEYR
- a CDS encoding dihydrodipicolinate synthase family protein, producing MSHHDFDPQGVIPACLMPFDARLEIDEPAYRRHLSDLAGIAGVTAITVNGHAAEVHALSFEEQRRGIDIARDEIAGKLPLVVGIHRGGTQEACRLATMAAAAGADALLVFPSDVLTMGGWQRPECARAHVGAIAESSELPLILFQYPVSGGSGYPLDTLLGLCTEFPAIRAIKDWCNDPHLHERHIRELHALERPVRVLSTHSMWLLGSLVMGCDGLLSGAGSVIASLQVALFEAVQRNDLQTARTINDQIYPTVRAFYSDPLLDMHNRMKEALVLLGRLDSAHVRPPLTKLEQFEIERIGSLLQEAGITA
- a CDS encoding DUF1552 domain-containing protein gives rise to the protein MSNIQTQRWLLNRRRFLRGTGTTIALPLLNAMIPLSASEATAVSRPRRSVFAYIPNGVNVDTWQMHRAGSDYELTAPMMSLERHRDCMTPISGLHHPGALNQQHVCADSWLTGAALTSADSSSYQNSISCDQLMAEVTSPHTRFPSLELSITAGVGKPMNTNTLSFSRDGVPLPAEENPRSIFDRLFGDDSASAKDRQEQLRSRRSILDNVIEDARSLDRTLGHEDRGKLAEYLQAVREVEIRTRRLEDWLNVPKPKVDGTRFQRNVSRSAAGDYYRTMYDLIVLALRTDMTRVITYLSGSEGFGLAIPEIGISQTRHELSHHNGDRAVLDSLTKSDTFLVEQFAYFLDQLKATDDGGEPLLDRTMVLFGSGMSYGHSHGNANLPIVFAGGRGLGLRHGQHIDYNLPKLGAYKPNDIRHCFKPVDDTARLSNLLVLMLQKMEVDTEKFVDSIGPISELTYG
- a CDS encoding carboxypeptidase regulatory-like domain-containing protein; translated protein: LGRDGYGTKIVSIELKDGEPQQFRLLSDCLLGYVWPKCVKSGDRSEFRMHAVEEYELELWRYGAEKEFIRRIGTFDEHGPRATMQITPDGDYTQQGVKWNRDGYHSQSLNQLIEAPQRSGLYYFHARNRSGAFFSFPWVVAPVSPVSNVAVFASDINWNAYNSFGGRSNYINADRLPTVPIVNSRLELKRYTEKEHRTYDSGSYESLSLDRPDPYNHIDEREELTDPIAGRQGCHMAAAEWRLLGWMERSGFDYDLYSETQYHFDQISLDEYRVLIISTHPEYWSADMYFRLKDWVFNRGGRLMYLGGNGLNCEVEFLDDHRIVYQNTNWSHSEPQIAPDGSVYESRFDKRQESEANLLGVVFSESGIMTAAPYQVKDANHWCFDGTGLKNGDTFGEHSLHQRVPGGASGHETDKVSSQSPSNVRLLAKGLNPDNGGGEIVIHERDGGGAVFSAGSICWPSSVLVDDAVSKITENVLHRFLETGE
- a CDS encoding DUF1592 domain-containing protein is translated as MNDNFLKTQLKLNVWRTFLIGCCGLLPVAMSPPCPAQPPPAGPLSAFVDNYCVRCHGPEEQKGEFRTDRAPSKLTDPRFVIHWGKVLERLTSGEMPPEDEPQPTEEARGVSMQLISDWIREADAARYAVMDPVSLRRLTRDEYANTVHDLLGATYVPSDPGNLPEEPAWHGFDRIGPALSLSPSHLERYLSAAEAALDQVLPVSEGSAAPHLDKWPFHKIVGGNTDETPEGRTRGRKVVKPNSNLRATVNDWHGQQIPISGNYRVRIKLSGLRPPGGNAPHLRFYCANLNRVLHEQDVEAPEDKPTIVEFTTYLPAGEHQVNLFNTEPGLSLYVTSATESDSVIFLSIKEGREPTLQKITDEQGVPLVPFLLVDSIEFEGPMRPDLPAVLKGLSGDGPQNTDQARQIVTAFAEKAFRRPLRETEAIRLGSLIDTELDAGRSFAQATRSGLVAVLCSKNFIFLVEGDAETPRTKINDWELASRLSYFFWSTMPDVPLLATAKAGRLHDPDVLIRQVRRMLADPRASRFATTFPYQWLQLADVGKFPPDKKLYPNYSKTLEQSMVAETISFFSEMLDRNLGIREFLISDWTMMNGPLANFYGMPGIVDAPLRRVTLPAGSPRGGVLTQAAVLSLTSDGARHRPVHRGKWVLESILGQSPPRPPANVAALPAAAKDQPKQTIREKIGAHVTNESCATCHSRIDPLGLAFENFDAIGAWRDVEIILQETGEHRPVDASGKLPDGRTFSTPNDFKELLAENLDPFALTLAEKLATYAMRRPLTLADRESLRPAVIALRDKGYPLRDLIEAITLNPLFLRR
- a CDS encoding cyclase family protein, producing the protein MVKNTNCLSTSIRWMAGLIVLVCWNAADVVAQEQHTMTVADVERQIADLSNWGRWGENDQKGTLNLITPEKRIRAARQVKDGICVSLARVAEEKQDVDNPNPFIQQMLAVGGDVSSPWAVDNYSVAYHGYAHTHMDALCHLFYRDHLYNGYTQDSVTEDGANRLSIHSQQEGIFTRGVLIDVPRMRGMDYLEPGTAIFPEDLDAWENKTGIRVASGDVVFIRTGRWARRDAMGPWDINKQGLAGLHASCAAWLKARDVAMLGSDSASDVIPSQINGITHPVHLLMLHAMGVHIFDNCDLEELGRVTDRLNRWEFLLTASPIPVKGGTGSPLNPIATF